The following coding sequences are from one Plasmodium knowlesi strain H genome assembly, chromosome: 9 window:
- a CDS encoding armadillo-interacting protein AIP, putative, with amino-acid sequence MKEQLVHSLMDENMDEVFVSYNDMIQDNEYATSVESYKDVYEFLENSAESDFYYSNESQNSSLGNSCSTDEKNIPLFSYVSNDFKLRKGKKYKKCYTASYINNMNSADNFPLKAYGRVPPNRDKTNRISSFQWKPLGKNVPEIDKINLSYKKAWDIGKEGCNGLLIKNMFESYKQRKLNYMVLDGTNIDNFLTVYSHTYQAAIKGVTPNVLRTFSFYDLENAYFMYDVKSIHIFRKIKDKDKGRNVILKGLNDNFFNAILVCMYEIVIYLNFANYKYDSTNKPSNKKKKKKGEERNDKTYYVKSARNEHNAYRSNIREVISHNKNKKKINGTGGNSTFIREEMRNVEPSTNHAGDGKNMNADKENSNDISLWSSNNQEEFGYEYIKDIIKKEEKELYETDKMYHNSNDEYSSHTSESVVQ; translated from the exons ATGAAAGAACAACTTGTCCACTCATTAATGGACGAAAACATGGATGAAGTTTTTGTGTCCTACAATGATATGA TACAAGACAATGAGTATGCGACAAGCGTGGAATCATACAAAGATGTGTAcgaatttttggaaaattctGCTGAATCCGATTTCTACTATTCAAATGAAAGTCAAAATTCTAGTCTTGGCAACTCGTGTTCCAcggatgaaaaaaacatcccTCTATTCTCCTACGTAAGTAATGATTTCAAGTtgagaaaggggaaaaagtataaaaaatgCTACACAGCTAGCTACATAAAtaatatgaacag TGCTGATAACTTCCCGCTTAAGGCATATGGACGAGTACCCCCCAACAGAGATAAAACAAA CAGAATATCCAGTTTTCAGTGGAAACCCTTAGGAAAAAACGTTCCCGAAATTGATAAGATAAACTTATCCTATAAGAAAGCTTGGGAtataggaaaagaag GTTGTAATGGATTActcattaaaaatatgttcgaAAGTTATAAACAAAGAAAGCTGAATTACATGGTGTTAGATGGCACAAATATAG ACAACTTTTTGACGGTGTACTCTCACACATACCAGGCCGCTATAAAGGGCGTGACCCCCAATGTGCTACGAACGTTCAG CTTCTATGATCTAGAGAATGCGTACTTTATGTACGACGTTAAAAGCATCCACATTTTCAGAAAAATTAAGGATAAggataaaggaagaaacgtaATATTAAAAGGCCTAAACGATAACTTCTTTAACGCTATATTGGTCTGTATGTACGAAATagtaatttatttaaatttcgCCAATTATAAGTATGACTCGACAAATAAGCCAAgtaacaaaaagaaaaaaaaaaagggggaagagcgAAATGACAAAACCTACTACGTTAAATCTGCGAGGAATGAACACAATGCGTATCGAAGTAACATAAGGGAGGTTATATCccataataaaaataagaaaaaaataaatggtaCCGGGGGAAATTCAACTTTTATCCGTGAAGAAATGAGAAACGTGGAACCAAGTACAAATCATGCCGGAGACGGAAAAAACATGAACGCTGATAAAGAGAATTCAAACGATATCTCACTCTGGTCGTCCAATAATCAAGAAGAGTTTGGTTATGAGTACATCAAagacataataaaaaaagaagaaaaggaattataCGAGACGGACAAAATGTACCACAACAGCAATGATGAGTACTCATCCCATACGTCTGAAAGCGTAGTGCAGTAA
- a CDS encoding DnaJ protein, putative: protein MIGNKEDAYECFNLANRYLKAGNYSHAKNLFLKSKRMFPDIDISEQVKICEEELRKRENAEAQSNSSHANGNNNNSDNYNSTTYRPNHNNLHERHVGAKDDGIGRILRTNNYYEILGIPKNSNDETIRAAYKKLAKLYHPDKNKEKGTEEAFKKVSIAFQNLINKEKRHEYDNNSETDHSHHHPTYRTTHYYYNDDMFTPEDIFRNFFGINFATCNNRTFRTNMNNTRAYTNSSNSANSQRTHSFIQIAIFFIMFVIFFLSSHFEQPKAIYSLNKTSYFDTLNYTSLNKVRFYTKKTFNYNYPKNSHPRFQIEYEVEYKYYEHECQMLTKKIKNDYYREKNQYQKKINYHEIPESCMKLKTLEDQYNNYIMKLKRR, encoded by the exons ATGATAGGGAACAAAGAAGACGCGTACGAATGTTTCAATCTGGCGAACCGATACCTGAAGGCGGGGAATTACAGCCATGCGAAGAACCTTTTTCTTAAATCCAAGCGCATGTTCCCCGATATTGACATTAGTGAGCAAGTGAAAATATGCGAAGAGGAATTACGGAAGAGGGAAAACGCCGAAGCACAGAGCAACTCAAGCCACGCCAACGGAAACAACAATAACAGTGATAATTACAACAGCACAACGTATCGACCAAATCATAACAATCTGCATGAACGCCATGTTGGGGCAAAGGATGACGGCATAGGAAGAATATTAAGGACAAACAATTATTACGAAATTTTGGGCATTCCAAAAAACAGCAATGATGAAACGATTAGAGCTGCATATAAAAAACTGGCAAAGTTATATCACCCAGataagaacaaagaaaaaggaacggAAGAAGCTTTCAAAAAAGTTTCAATAGCCTTtcaaaatttaataaataaagaaaaaagacacGAATATGACAACAATTCAGAAACGGACCATTCACATCATCATCCAACGTATAGAACGACACACTATTATTATAATGATGATATGTTTACGCCTGAAGATatttttcgtaatttttttggcaTCAATTTTGCAACGTGTAATAACAGAACGTTCAGGACAAATATGAACAACACCAGGGCCTATACAAATAGTAGCAATAGTGCCAATAGCCAACGGACTCATTCCTTCATTCAAattgctatattttttatcatgtttgttatttttttcttatcaagTCATTTCGAGCAGCCTAAG GCTATCTACTCGCTCAATAAAACGAGCTACTTTGATACGCTAAATTATACGTCGTTGAACAAAGTACGATTTTACACAAAGAAGACGTTTAATTATAATTACCCGAAGAATAGCCATCCGCGTTTTCAA ATCGAGTACGAAGTTGAGTACAAATATTACGAGCACGAATGTCAAATGTtaacgaagaaaataaaaaatgattacTACCGGGAAAAAAACCAATACC aaaaaaaaataaattaccaCGAAATTCCGGAAAGCTGTATGAAGTTGAAAACGCTAGAG GACCAATACAACAACTACATCATGAAGTTAAAAAGACGAtag